From a region of the Zingiber officinale cultivar Zhangliang chromosome 4B, Zo_v1.1, whole genome shotgun sequence genome:
- the LOC121978051 gene encoding uncharacterized protein LOC121978051, translated as MAATVMNPLLDPGTQPRKQRILAHLQPPFLPLFAPPPRPGADATAEAGSGETRMRRRRSSTLSDYFRPDGFVDSVAVDGKRHDESPVAERDPFVGGEREEFSRDGVEDGRFWSPRDTSIIASCSRSLGTSTPHSEFYDAVEDFGSDSFLSRSSSPSSISKNESEFHDLRLGLSEEIEKRKTAEAALIQMQRQWQRLAEMFSRFGVSLPVIEKYHGVLNDLDFAQIPQAIISAKSASEAIASVIGAEAVADMEAILEAKNRDVSRLQNRVKYYLTMNREMSLRNQELAYLSSLKREKRRKKYRWIWSCLGLSLIMGSSLLVSSYSDYNCTDLFSMVYHDNSVETRLSSHNSLD; from the exons ATGGCGGCGACCGTGATGAACCCGCTTCTGGATCCCGGTACCCAACCCCGGAAGCAGCGGATTCTAGCCCACCTGCAACCCCCATTCCTCCCCCTGTTCGCTCCTCCGCCGCGGCCCGGTGCCGATGCCACCGCGGAGGCTGGATCTGGCGAGACGCGCatgcggaggaggaggagcagcaccTTGAGTGACTATTTCCGGCCCGATGGATTCGTCGATTCGGTTGCGGTTGATGGGAAACGACACGACGAGTCTCCCGTCGCCGAACGGGATCCGTTCGTCGGTGGTGAAAGGGAAGAGTTTAGTAGAGACGGTGTGGAAGATGGGCGCTTTTGGAGCCCTCGTGATACCAGCATCATCGCGAGCTGCTCCAGAAGTTTGGGGACCTCGACACCACACTCCGAGTTCTATGATGCCGTCGAAG ATTTCGGATCAGATAGTTTTCTTTCACGGTCATCATCTCCTTCCTCGATCTCGAAGAACGAAAGCGAATTCCATGACCTGCGTCTTGGTCTCTCTGAAGAGATCGAGAAACGCAAAACCGCAGAGGCGGCCCTTATACAGATGCAGAGGCAGTGGCAGAGATTGGCAGAGATGTTCTCTCGATTCGGCGTTTCACTTCCTGTAATCGAAAAATATCATGGTGTTCTGAATGATTTAGATTTTGCACAAATTCCGCAAGCTATTATATCAGCAAAATCCGCTTCCGAAGCTATCGCAAGTGTTATTGGTGCTGAAGCTGTTGCAGATATGGAAGCAATTCTTGAGGCAAAGAACCGTGATGTGTCTCGCTTGCAAAATCGAGTCAAATACTATCTGACTATGAACCGTGAGATGTCGTTGAGGAATCAAGAACTTGCCT atttATCATCCCTGAAAcgtgaaaagagaagaaaaaagtaTCGATGGATTTGGAGCTGTTTGGGCTTATCACTTATTATGGGGTCGTCGCTGCTTGTTTCTTCCTATTCTGACTACAATTGTACTGATTTATTCTCAATGGTATATCACGATAATTCTGTAGAAACAAGGTTATCATCACACAATAGTCTAGACTAA
- the LOC121977207 gene encoding transmembrane protein 184A-like, which produces MGPLLFVIVAFPCTVGAISLAMLHIYRHLLNYTEPTYQRYIVRIVFMVPVYALMSFLSLILSHRSIYFNSIREVYEAWVIYNFLSLCLAWVGGPGAVVLSLSGRSLKPSWYLMTCCFSAIPLDGRFIRRCKQGGLQFVILKPILVVITFILYAKGKYEDGNFSVDQAYLYLTIIYTISYSMALYALALFYVACKDLLRPFNPVPKFIMIKSVVFLTYWQGVLVFLAAKSNLIKDAEEAADFQNFIICVEMLAAAVGHFYAFPYKEYAGANIGSSGDLRASLFHALKFSDFYHDTVHQFAPTYHDYTLYNHNDGEEGATKYRSRTFVPTGQEMDAVRKNKQMYAGKLDEVQLSSVSTSSSSSPVKSSTRASQPDLEAIKSYLLKESNASSAQPYDLSVLVGTDLMNYPAKVPAVDDMGNDVHR; this is translated from the exons ATGGGGCCTCTTCTTTTCGTCATCGTCGCGTTCCCATGTACCGTGGGAGCCATATCATTGGCTATGCTTCATATATACAGGCACCTGTTGAATTATACGGAGCCGACTTATCAGCGCTACATAGTTCGCATTGTCTTTATGGTTCCG GTTTATGCACTGATGTCATTCTTGTCACTCATCCTTAGTCATCGCTCAATATATTTTAATTCTATTCGAGAAGT CTATGAAGCATGGGTCATTTACAACTTTCTTTCACTTTGCTTGGCATGGGTTGGAGGTCCAGGTGCAGTGGTCTTGAGTTTAAGTGGTCGATCTCTGAAGCCTTCATGGTACCTAATGACATGCTGTTTTTCTGCTATTCCACTCGATGG ACGTTTTATAAGAAGGTGCAAGCAAGGCGGTTTACAATTTGTAATTCTGAAGCCTATTTTAGTAGTTATTACCTTCATTCTCTATGCAAAAGGGAAGTATGAAGATGGAAATTTCAGTGTGGACCAAGCCTATCTTTACCTCACAATTATCTACACGATATCATATTCTATGGCACTATATGCTCTTGCTTTGTTTTACGTCGCATGTAAAGATTTGCTCCGGCCTTTTAACCCTGTGCCAAAGTTCATTATGATCAAGTCTGTCGTTTTTCTCACTTACTGGCAg GGTGTTCTGGTTTTTCTTGCAGCCAAGTCTAATCTTATAAAAGATGCCGAAGAAGCTGctgattttcaaaatttcattataTGCGTCGAGATGCTTGCAGCTGCTGTTGGTCACTTCTATGCATTCCCTTACAAGGAGTATGCAGGTGCCAACATTGGCTCTTCTGGCGATTTAAGGGCGAGTCTTTTCCATGCACTAAAGTTTAGTGATTTCTACCACGACACAGTCCATCAG TTCGCCCCTACTTATCATGATTATACACTCTACAATCACAACGATGGTGAGGAAGGTGCCACAAAGTACCGGTCGAGGACCTTTGTGCCTACTGGCCAGGAGATGGATGCCGTGAGAAAGAACAAACAGATGTACGCAGGGAAGCTGGATGAAGTTCAGTTATCTAGCGTATCCACTTCGAGCTCAAGCAGCCCTGTGAAATCAAGCACACGCGCCAGCCAGCCAGACTTGGAAGCAATCAAATCTTATTTGCTCAAAGAAAGCAACGCTTCTTCTGCTCAACCATATGACCTTTCAGTACTAGTTGGTACCGATTTAATGAACTATCCCGCCAAAGTTCCTGCAGTTGACGACATGGGCAATGATGTTCATCGAtga